A window of the Acidovorax sp. YS12 genome harbors these coding sequences:
- a CDS encoding response regulator transcription factor yields the protein MPWSDVDPVDTVVLIVDDVPDNLAMLHDALDAAGYTVLVALSGAAALERARQARPDVILLDAVMPGMDGFEVARALKRDPATAPIPVLFMTGLTETEHLVRALEAGGADYVTKPVKPAEVMARMGVHLRAARQASREVRERQQARSALDAFGYATIMVRAGDGRLMWQTPLARELLRRYCCTEAPATPAPVLQWLRRCLPALPGLGEAPRLTLQEGGSRLTFRLHRQTGDESGPEGDWLIVMEEASDGAAIEALSQSFGLTSREAEVLYWVAQGKINRDIGDIVGASPATVKKHLERVYAKLGVETRTSAAGMAMNRVKALQR from the coding sequence ATGCCCTGGAGTGACGTGGACCCGGTGGATACCGTGGTGCTGATCGTGGACGACGTGCCCGACAACCTGGCGATGCTGCACGACGCGCTGGACGCGGCGGGCTACACCGTGCTCGTGGCCTTGAGCGGCGCGGCCGCGCTGGAGCGCGCGCGGCAGGCGCGGCCCGACGTGATCCTGCTCGACGCGGTGATGCCCGGCATGGACGGCTTCGAAGTGGCGCGGGCACTCAAGCGCGACCCGGCGACGGCGCCGATTCCGGTGCTGTTCATGACCGGCCTGACCGAAACCGAGCACCTGGTGCGCGCGCTGGAGGCGGGCGGCGCGGACTACGTGACCAAGCCGGTGAAGCCCGCCGAGGTCATGGCGCGCATGGGGGTGCACCTGCGCGCCGCGCGCCAGGCCTCGCGCGAGGTGCGCGAGCGCCAGCAGGCGCGCAGCGCGCTCGACGCCTTCGGCTACGCCACCATCATGGTGCGCGCGGGCGACGGCCGGCTGATGTGGCAAACGCCCCTGGCGCGCGAGCTGCTGCGGCGCTACTGCTGCACCGAGGCGCCCGCCACCCCCGCGCCCGTGCTGCAGTGGCTGCGCCGCTGCCTGCCCGCCCTGCCGGGTCTGGGCGAGGCGCCCCGGCTGACGCTGCAGGAGGGGGGCAGCCGCCTGACGTTCCGCCTGCACCGGCAGACGGGCGATGAGTCCGGGCCCGAGGGCGACTGGCTCATTGTGATGGAGGAGGCGTCGGACGGCGCGGCCATCGAGGCCCTGTCGCAGTCGTTCGGGCTGACCTCGCGCGAGGCCGAGGTGCTGTACTGGGTGGCCCAGGGCAAGATCAACCGCGACATCGGCGACATCGTCGGCGCCAGCCCCGCCACGGTGAAGAAGCACCTGGAGCGGGTGTATGCCAAGCTGGGCGTGGAGACGCGCACCTCGGCTGCGGGCATGGCGATGAACCGGGTGAAGGCGTTGCAGCGGTAG
- the urtE gene encoding urea ABC transporter ATP-binding subunit UrtE → MLHIDNIQQYYGGSHILRGVSLQAQAGEITVVLGRNGVGKTTLLKSLMGLVPTRAGRIAFAGQDLTRAAPYERARAGIGYVPQGREIFARLSVHENLRMGLATQKAGTPIPPQLFTLFPALQQMLQRRGGDLSGGQQQQLAIARALAPCPRLLVLDEPTEGIQPNIIKDIGRVLKKLAREGLDGRPMAIVLVEQYYDFAEELADRYVVMERGEVVAHGAGHEMAERGVRQLVAI, encoded by the coding sequence ATGCTTCACATCGACAACATCCAGCAGTACTACGGCGGCTCGCACATCCTGCGCGGGGTCAGCCTGCAGGCGCAGGCCGGCGAAATCACCGTGGTGCTGGGGCGCAACGGCGTGGGCAAGACCACCTTGCTCAAGTCGCTCATGGGCCTGGTGCCCACGCGCGCGGGGCGCATCGCCTTCGCGGGGCAGGATCTCACGCGCGCCGCGCCCTACGAACGCGCGCGCGCCGGCATCGGCTACGTGCCGCAGGGGCGCGAGATCTTCGCCCGCCTGAGCGTGCACGAAAACCTGCGCATGGGCCTGGCCACGCAGAAGGCCGGAACGCCCATTCCGCCGCAGCTTTTCACGCTGTTTCCGGCGCTGCAGCAGATGCTGCAGCGCCGGGGCGGCGACCTCTCGGGCGGGCAGCAGCAGCAGCTCGCCATCGCCCGCGCGCTCGCCCCGTGCCCGCGCCTGCTGGTGCTGGACGAACCGACCGAGGGCATCCAGCCGAACATCATCAAGGACATCGGGCGCGTGCTGAAAAAGCTCGCGCGCGAGGGGCTGGACGGGCGGCCCATGGCCATCGTGCTGGTGGAGCAGTACTACGACTTCGCCGAGGAACTGGCCGACCGCTACGTGGTGATGGAGCGGGGGGAGGTGGTGGCCCATGGGGCGGGGCATGAGATGGCTGAGCGGGGGGTGCGGCAGTTGGTGGCTATTTGA
- a CDS encoding HupE/UreJ family protein — translation MRPYRKALFFIASSALSISASAHIGAESHSHNSLIDGFLHPLLGMDHLAAMVAVGLWSALAARRAGPDLLWGPLGFAALLLVGAVLGLQGVAVPAVEPMIAASLLATGLLVVSRLRVPGIVAALGVGAFALFHGVAHGYELAGNGQAWQTLAGMLLATMLLHCAGLAAGWALRQRHVWLARAAGAGVAAFGGALLLQMT, via the coding sequence ATGCGCCCCTACCGCAAAGCTCTCTTTTTCATAGCTTCTAGCGCTTTATCCATCAGCGCCAGCGCCCATATTGGCGCTGAATCGCACAGCCACAACAGCTTGATCGACGGCTTCCTGCACCCGCTGCTGGGCATGGATCACCTGGCCGCGATGGTGGCCGTGGGCCTGTGGAGCGCGCTGGCCGCACGCCGCGCCGGGCCTGATCTGCTCTGGGGGCCGCTGGGCTTTGCCGCGCTGCTGCTCGTCGGCGCGGTGCTGGGCCTGCAAGGCGTGGCCGTGCCTGCGGTGGAGCCGATGATCGCCGCATCCCTGCTCGCCACCGGCCTGCTGGTCGTCTCGCGCCTGCGCGTGCCCGGCATCGTCGCGGCGCTGGGCGTGGGCGCATTCGCCCTCTTCCACGGCGTGGCGCACGGCTACGAACTGGCGGGCAACGGCCAGGCGTGGCAAACGCTGGCGGGCATGCTGCTCGCCACCATGCTGCTGCACTGCGCGGGCCTTGCCGCAGGCTGGGCGCTGCGCCAGCGGCACGTGTGGCTGGCGCGCGCCGCTGGCGCGGGCGTGGCGGCTTTTGGTGGTGCCCTTCTGCTGCAAATGACATGA
- the urtD gene encoding urea ABC transporter ATP-binding protein UrtD — MTPDLMDEGARRMARAHAEPHAQGKTASGDRSAAFGRPVVPGTVDVAHGRILYLEDVSVSFDGFKAINQLSLDIAPGELRCIIGPNGAGKTTMMDIITGKTRPDAGTVYFGSTLDLLRYTEPEIAALGIGRKFQKPTVFEELSVFENLELALATDKRVVPSMRFRLGGAQRDRLCEVLETIQLQGAVARRAGDLSHGQKQWLEIGMLLMQEPRLLLLDEPVAGMTDEETARTAELFLRLKGKHSLMVVEHDMGFIRTISEKVTVLCDGAVLAEGTLDQVQADERVIEVYLGR, encoded by the coding sequence ATGACCCCCGACCTGATGGACGAAGGCGCGCGCCGCATGGCCCGCGCCCATGCCGAACCCCATGCCCAGGGCAAGACCGCCTCGGGCGACCGCAGCGCCGCCTTTGGCCGCCCCGTGGTGCCCGGCACGGTGGACGTGGCGCATGGCCGCATCCTGTACCTGGAGGACGTGAGCGTGAGCTTCGACGGCTTCAAGGCCATCAACCAGCTCTCGCTGGACATCGCGCCGGGCGAGCTGCGCTGCATCATCGGCCCCAACGGCGCGGGCAAGACCACGATGATGGACATCATCACCGGCAAGACCCGGCCCGACGCGGGCACGGTGTACTTCGGCTCCACGCTCGACCTGCTGCGCTACACCGAGCCCGAGATTGCCGCGCTGGGCATCGGCCGCAAGTTCCAGAAGCCCACGGTGTTCGAGGAACTCAGCGTGTTCGAGAACCTGGAGCTGGCCCTGGCCACCGACAAGCGCGTGGTGCCGAGCATGCGCTTTCGCCTCGGCGGCGCGCAGCGCGACCGGCTGTGCGAGGTGCTCGAAACCATCCAGCTGCAAGGCGCCGTGGCCCGGCGCGCCGGCGACCTGAGCCACGGCCAGAAGCAGTGGCTGGAGATCGGCATGCTCTTGATGCAGGAGCCCAGGCTGCTGCTGCTCGACGAACCCGTGGCCGGCATGACCGACGAGGAAACCGCGCGCACCGCCGAACTGTTCCTGCGCCTCAAGGGCAAGCATTCGCTGATGGTGGTGGAGCACGACATGGGCTTCATCCGCACCATCAGCGAGAAAGTCACGGTGCTGTGCGACGGCGCCGTGCTGGCCGAGGGCACGCTGGACCAGGTGCAGGCCGACGAGCGCGTGATCGAGGTCTACCTGGGCCGCTGA
- a CDS encoding urease subunit gamma gives MELTPREKDKLLVFTAALLAERRQARGLKLNYPEAVALISAAVMEGARDGKTVAELMSEGRAVLTRADVMDGVAEMIPDIQVEATFPDGTKLVTVHQPIV, from the coding sequence ATGGAATTGACTCCGCGTGAAAAAGACAAGCTGCTGGTCTTCACCGCCGCCCTGCTGGCCGAGCGCCGCCAGGCCCGGGGCCTGAAGCTCAACTACCCCGAGGCCGTGGCCCTCATCAGCGCCGCCGTGATGGAAGGCGCGCGCGACGGCAAGACCGTGGCCGAGCTGATGAGCGAAGGCCGGGCCGTGCTCACCCGCGCCGACGTGATGGACGGGGTGGCCGAGATGATCCCGGACATCCAGGTGGAAGCCACCTTCCCCGACGGCACCAAGCTCGTCACCGTGCACCAACCCATCGTCTGA
- the urtC gene encoding urea ABC transporter permease subunit UrtC has protein sequence MTTSVSPLPAALPALPVLPAKGPLLTRGGWSGVLAALLLVCALVPVLNLAVPAGHPLHLSDYLVGLIGKIMCYAICALAMDLIWGYTGILSLGHGLFFALGGYMMGMYLMRQIGQDGNYQSTLPDFMVFLDWKELPWHWALSDSFAATLVLIVAVPGLLAFVFGYFAFRSRIQGVYFSIITQALTFAAMLLFFRNETGFGGNNGFTDFKRILDLPLATPGMRMALFVLTGLTLLGCYLGARWLVASKFGRVLQAIRDAESRVMFCGYNPLPYKLTIWVLSAVMCGVAGALYVPQVGIINPGEMSPANSIEIAVWAAVGGRASLLGPIVGAFIVNGAKSILTVTFPEFWLYFLGALFIAVTLFMPQGVVGLVRQLRRKEERQGERA, from the coding sequence ATGACGACAAGCGTCTCCCCCCTGCCCGCCGCGCTGCCGGCACTGCCCGTGCTGCCCGCCAAGGGCCCCCTGCTCACGCGCGGCGGCTGGTCCGGCGTGCTCGCGGCCCTGCTGCTGGTCTGCGCCCTGGTGCCGGTGCTCAACCTGGCCGTGCCCGCGGGCCACCCGCTGCACCTGAGCGACTACCTGGTGGGCCTGATCGGCAAGATCATGTGCTACGCCATCTGCGCCCTGGCCATGGACCTGATCTGGGGCTACACCGGCATCCTCAGCCTGGGCCACGGCCTGTTCTTCGCCCTGGGCGGCTACATGATGGGCATGTACCTCATGCGCCAGATCGGCCAGGACGGCAACTACCAAAGCACGCTGCCCGACTTCATGGTGTTCCTCGACTGGAAGGAGCTGCCCTGGCACTGGGCGCTGTCCGACAGCTTCGCCGCCACGCTGGTGCTGATCGTGGCCGTGCCGGGGCTGCTGGCCTTCGTGTTCGGCTACTTCGCCTTCCGCTCGCGCATCCAGGGGGTGTACTTCTCCATCATCACCCAGGCGCTCACGTTCGCGGCCATGCTGCTGTTCTTCCGCAACGAGACCGGCTTCGGCGGCAACAACGGCTTTACCGACTTCAAGCGCATCCTGGACCTGCCCCTGGCCACGCCGGGCATGCGCATGGCGCTGTTCGTGCTCACCGGGCTGACGCTGCTGGGCTGCTACCTGGGCGCGCGCTGGCTGGTGGCCAGCAAGTTCGGCCGCGTGCTGCAGGCCATCCGCGACGCGGAAAGCCGCGTCATGTTCTGCGGCTACAACCCGCTGCCCTACAAGCTCACCATCTGGGTCCTCTCGGCCGTGATGTGCGGCGTGGCCGGCGCGCTGTACGTGCCCCAGGTGGGCATCATCAACCCCGGCGAGATGAGCCCGGCCAACAGCATCGAGATCGCCGTCTGGGCGGCCGTGGGCGGCCGCGCCTCGCTGCTCGGCCCCATCGTCGGCGCGTTCATCGTCAATGGCGCCAAGAGCATCCTCACTGTGACGTTCCCGGAATTCTGGCTGTACTTCCTGGGGGCGCTGTTCATCGCGGTGACCCTGTTCATGCCCCAGGGCGTGGTGGGCCTGGTGCGGCAGCTGCGCCGCAAGGAAGAACGCCAAGGAGAGCGCGCATGA
- a CDS encoding response regulator, translated as MRGLLARAACRPNTGSGFHGPLFCKRHARHESCTARCVTATPTPPPTPPGPAPVQRIVKVRRDYNRWVARETLEDYALRYTPERFRRWSEWRVANTAFGVASFLVLEAVGATLLVQYGFLNAFWAIVATGLVICLAGVPISVYAARHGVDMDLLTRGAGFGYIGSTVTSLIYASFTFIFFALEAAVMAYALELALGIPPVWGYGLCALVVLPLVTHGISAISRFQVWTQPVWLLMMLAPYAAVLWYEPGAWQAFMHYGGEGGRGAGFDWHLFGAAMTVAAALITQMGEQADYLRFMPPARPGRRGRWWLGVLGGGIGWVLPGVLKMLGGAFLAWLALQHMVPAQRAVDPNQMYLAAYEYLLPYRWAVWATAVFVVVSQLKINVTNAYAGSLAWSNFFSRLTHSHPGRVVWVVFNTLIAFLLMEMDLFQVLAEVLALYANIAIAWIMTVVADLVINKPLGWSPRGIVFQRAYLYDVNPVGLGAMGLASVLSIAAHLGAMGPTAQAFSAGVAMATALLAAPALAWATRGRYYLARPPAPCAGTGGDACQGCGAQVSGPCQPVLRQCVVCGGAFEAPDTADCPAYQGCICSLCCTLDARCNDLCKPHARLSAQWLALLRRLLPARSQPYLEAGLAHFLWLMLMLAPVLAVVLGLLYRQELQGVLATFGQAGEGLAAVLRTGFVRAYVALLAVLALVAWWVALAHKSREVAQEESNRQTRLLMQEIASHRQTDEQLQRARALADQASQAKTRYISTISHELRTPLNSILGYAQLLQEDPGLPPRHGHATRVILRGGEHLLSLIEGTLDIARIESGKLTLQPQVLDLRAALHEVAGLFELQAQAKGLRFVFDEPEWWPRAVRADEKRLRQILINLLGNAVKFTARGEVRLRVRYRREMAVFEVEDTGPGIAAADLARVFEPFVRSSAQPVADAPGSGLGLTIAKMLTDLMGGEMTARSAPGQGTCFRCRLFLPEVYAEAQAAGLPQRAALAGVCGYAGARRTVLVVDNEEADRQLLVRWLEPLGFRVHTAMHGEDALAQLARGLRPDVVFMDLAMPGIDGWETLHRMQQLALQPRPVCAVVSANAFDKGLDNPVGLRADDFLVKPVRRQDLLHWMAGRLALAWVQGEAPGPNPDAQAPAAGGAPPVPPPDLDAEALGSLLELARLGYYRGFVKRLEALQALHPGWAPWLQHLQAEARAFRFEALTESLAESLQGLRLPPDPKKERDALE; from the coding sequence ATGCGGGGGTTGCTAGCGCGTGCGGCCTGTCGGCCGAACACGGGGAGTGGGTTCCATGGCCCGCTTTTTTGCAAAAGACATGCCAGGCATGAAAGCTGCACGGCCCGGTGCGTGACCGCCACGCCCACGCCTCCTCCCACACCCCCCGGCCCCGCGCCGGTGCAGCGCATCGTCAAGGTGCGGCGCGACTACAACCGCTGGGTGGCCCGCGAGACGCTGGAGGACTACGCCCTGCGCTACACGCCCGAGCGCTTCCGGCGCTGGTCCGAGTGGCGCGTGGCCAACACGGCGTTCGGCGTCGCCTCGTTCCTGGTGCTGGAGGCCGTGGGGGCCACCCTGCTGGTGCAGTACGGCTTTCTCAACGCGTTCTGGGCCATCGTCGCCACAGGGCTGGTGATCTGCCTGGCCGGGGTGCCCATCAGCGTCTATGCCGCGCGCCATGGCGTGGACATGGACCTGCTCACGCGTGGCGCGGGGTTCGGCTACATCGGCTCCACCGTCACGTCGCTGATCTACGCCTCCTTCACCTTCATCTTCTTCGCGCTCGAAGCCGCCGTCATGGCCTATGCGCTGGAGCTGGCGCTGGGCATCCCGCCGGTCTGGGGCTACGGCCTGTGCGCCCTGGTGGTGCTGCCGCTGGTCACGCACGGCATCTCGGCCATCAGCCGCTTCCAGGTATGGACGCAGCCGGTGTGGCTGCTGATGATGCTGGCGCCCTATGCCGCGGTGCTCTGGTACGAACCTGGTGCATGGCAGGCGTTCATGCACTACGGTGGTGAGGGCGGGCGGGGCGCTGGATTCGACTGGCACCTTTTTGGTGCCGCCATGACCGTGGCGGCCGCGCTCATCACGCAGATGGGCGAGCAGGCCGACTACCTGCGCTTCATGCCCCCGGCGCGGCCGGGGCGCCGCGGGCGCTGGTGGCTGGGCGTGCTGGGCGGCGGCATCGGCTGGGTGCTGCCGGGGGTGCTGAAGATGCTGGGCGGCGCCTTCCTGGCCTGGCTGGCGCTGCAGCACATGGTGCCGGCGCAGCGCGCGGTGGACCCGAACCAGATGTACCTGGCCGCCTACGAATACCTGCTGCCCTACCGCTGGGCGGTGTGGGCCACGGCGGTCTTCGTGGTGGTGTCGCAGCTGAAGATCAACGTCACCAATGCCTACGCGGGCTCCCTGGCGTGGAGCAACTTCTTCTCGCGCCTCACGCACAGCCACCCGGGGCGCGTGGTCTGGGTGGTGTTCAACACCCTGATCGCCTTCCTGCTGATGGAGATGGACCTCTTCCAGGTGCTGGCCGAGGTGCTGGCGCTGTACGCCAACATCGCCATCGCCTGGATCATGACCGTGGTGGCCGACCTGGTCATCAACAAGCCCCTGGGCTGGTCGCCCCGGGGCATCGTGTTCCAGCGCGCCTACCTGTATGACGTGAACCCGGTGGGCCTGGGTGCCATGGGGCTGGCCTCGGTGCTGTCCATCGCCGCGCACCTGGGGGCGATGGGGCCCACGGCCCAGGCGTTCTCGGCCGGCGTGGCCATGGCCACGGCGCTGCTGGCGGCACCGGCCCTGGCCTGGGCCACCCGGGGGCGCTACTACCTGGCGCGGCCTCCCGCGCCGTGCGCGGGCACTGGCGGGGATGCTTGCCAGGGCTGCGGCGCGCAGGTTTCGGGGCCGTGCCAGCCGGTGCTGCGCCAGTGCGTGGTGTGCGGCGGCGCGTTCGAGGCGCCCGACACCGCAGACTGCCCGGCCTACCAGGGCTGCATCTGCTCGCTGTGCTGCACGCTGGACGCGCGCTGCAACGACCTGTGCAAGCCCCACGCGCGCCTGTCCGCGCAGTGGCTGGCGCTGCTGCGGCGGCTCCTGCCCGCGCGCAGCCAGCCCTACCTGGAGGCCGGGCTGGCGCATTTCCTGTGGCTCATGCTCATGCTCGCGCCCGTGCTGGCGGTGGTGCTGGGGCTGCTGTACCGGCAGGAGCTGCAGGGCGTGCTGGCCACCTTCGGCCAGGCGGGCGAAGGGCTGGCCGCGGTGCTGCGCACCGGGTTCGTGCGCGCCTACGTGGCGCTGCTGGCGGTGCTCGCCCTGGTGGCCTGGTGGGTGGCGCTGGCACACAAGAGCCGCGAAGTGGCGCAGGAAGAGTCGAACCGGCAGACCCGGCTGCTGATGCAGGAGATCGCGTCCCACCGCCAGACCGACGAGCAGCTGCAGCGCGCGCGTGCCCTTGCGGACCAGGCCAGCCAGGCCAAGACGCGCTACATCAGCACCATCAGCCACGAGCTGCGCACGCCGCTCAACAGCATCCTGGGCTACGCGCAACTGCTGCAGGAAGACCCGGGCCTGCCGCCCCGGCACGGCCATGCGACCCGCGTCATCCTGCGCGGCGGCGAGCACCTGCTGTCGCTGATCGAGGGCACGCTCGACATTGCGCGCATCGAGTCCGGCAAGCTCACCCTGCAGCCCCAGGTCCTGGATTTGCGCGCGGCGCTGCACGAAGTGGCGGGGCTGTTCGAGCTGCAGGCCCAGGCCAAGGGCCTGCGCTTCGTGTTCGACGAGCCCGAGTGGTGGCCGCGCGCCGTGCGCGCCGATGAAAAGCGCCTGCGCCAGATTCTCATCAACCTGCTGGGCAACGCCGTGAAGTTCACCGCGCGTGGCGAAGTGCGGCTGCGCGTGCGCTACCGGCGCGAGATGGCGGTGTTCGAGGTCGAGGACACCGGCCCCGGCATCGCCGCGGCCGACCTGGCGCGCGTCTTCGAGCCCTTCGTGCGCAGCAGCGCGCAGCCCGTGGCGGACGCCCCGGGCTCGGGCCTGGGGCTGACCATCGCCAAGATGCTGACCGACCTCATGGGCGGCGAGATGACCGCCCGCAGCGCGCCGGGGCAGGGCACCTGCTTTCGCTGCCGGCTTTTCCTGCCCGAGGTCTATGCCGAGGCCCAGGCGGCCGGCCTGCCGCAGCGCGCCGCGCTGGCCGGGGTGTGCGGGTACGCCGGCGCGCGCCGCACGGTGCTGGTGGTCGATAACGAAGAAGCCGACCGCCAGCTGCTCGTGCGCTGGCTGGAGCCGCTGGGCTTCCGGGTGCACACCGCCATGCACGGGGAGGACGCCCTGGCGCAGCTCGCGCGCGGGCTGCGGCCCGACGTGGTCTTCATGGACCTGGCCATGCCCGGCATCGACGGCTGGGAGACGCTGCACCGCATGCAGCAACTGGCGCTGCAGCCCAGGCCGGTGTGCGCGGTGGTGTCGGCCAACGCCTTCGACAAGGGGCTGGACAACCCCGTGGGGCTGCGGGCCGACGACTTCCTGGTCAAGCCCGTGCGCCGGCAGGACCTGCTGCACTGGATGGCCGGGCGCCTGGCACTGGCCTGGGTGCAGGGCGAGGCGCCCGGCCCGAACCCGGATGCCCAGGCCCCGGCGGCGGGCGGCGCGCCGCCCGTGCCGCCACCCGACCTGGACGCCGAAGCCCTGGGCAGCCTGCTGGAGCTGGCACGCCTGGGCTACTACCGTGGCTTCGTCAAGCGGCTCGAAGCGCTGCAGGCGCTGCACCCCGGCTGGGCGCCGTGGCTGCAGCACCTGCAGGCCGAGGCGCGGGCCTTCCGCTTCGAGGCCCTGACCGAATCCCTGGCCGAATCGCTGCAAGGCCTGCGCTTGCCGCCGGACCCGAAGAAGGAACGCGATGCCCTGGAGTGA
- a CDS encoding urease subunit beta — protein MTPGELLIDAGEHALNTGRRTLTLVVRNTADRPIQVGSHYHFAETNGALGFDREAAHGMRLNIASGTAVRFEPGQERTVELVDFAGDRVVHGFRGLTQGPL, from the coding sequence ATGACCCCCGGCGAACTCCTCATCGACGCGGGCGAGCACGCCCTGAACACGGGCCGCCGCACGCTCACGCTGGTGGTGCGCAACACGGCGGACAGGCCCATTCAGGTCGGCTCGCACTACCACTTTGCCGAGACCAACGGCGCTTTAGGCTTCGACCGCGAGGCCGCGCACGGCATGCGGCTGAACATCGCCAGCGGCACGGCAGTGCGCTTCGAGCCCGGCCAGGAGCGCACGGTGGAGCTGGTGGACTTTGCAGGCGACCGCGTCGTCCACGGCTTTCGCGGCCTGACGCAAGGCCCGCTCTAG
- the ureC gene encoding urease subunit alpha, with product MATIARRAYAEMFGPTVGDRLRLADTNLVLEVEADHTLRAGSYGEEVKFGGGKTIRDGMAQSQRTRAEGAVDTVLTNALIIDHTGIVKADIGLKDGRIAAIGKAGNPDVQPGVDIIIGPGTEVISCEGNIVTAGGIDSHIHFICPQQVEEALASGITTMLGGGTGPATGTLATTCTSGPWNMERMLQAADAFPMNLGFLGKGNASLPGALREQIDAGAIGLKLHEDWGTTPSAISNCLDVAEETDTQVAIHSDTLNESGFVENTIAAVGGRGICAFHTEGAGGGHAPDILRVVGEENFLPSSTNPTMPYTRNTLDEHVDMLMVCHHLDASIAEDLAFAESRIRKETIAAEDILHDLGAISMMSSDSQAMGRVGEVILRTWQTAHKMKVQRGSLQGDSARNDNTRIKRYVAKYTINPAIAHGISHEVGSVEVGKWADLVIWKPAFFGIKPALVLKGGFIALAAMGDPNASIPTPQPVHYRPMFGAFGGAIAKTSLTFVSQAGLAAGIGERFGLAKQLCAVRNVRGVRKRDMVHNAYTPRMEIDAQTYTVRADGQLLTCEPATVLPMAQRYFLF from the coding sequence ATGGCCACCATCGCCCGACGCGCCTACGCCGAGATGTTCGGCCCCACCGTGGGCGACCGCCTGCGGCTGGCGGACACCAACCTCGTGCTGGAAGTCGAAGCCGACCACACATTGCGCGCAGGCAGCTATGGCGAAGAGGTGAAGTTCGGCGGCGGCAAGACCATCCGCGACGGCATGGCGCAAAGCCAGCGCACCCGCGCGGAAGGCGCTGTGGACACGGTGCTGACCAACGCGCTCATCATCGACCACACCGGCATCGTCAAGGCCGACATCGGCCTCAAGGATGGCCGCATCGCGGCGATCGGCAAGGCAGGCAACCCCGACGTGCAGCCCGGCGTGGACATCATCATCGGCCCCGGCACCGAGGTCATCAGTTGCGAGGGCAACATCGTCACCGCGGGCGGCATCGACAGCCACATCCACTTCATCTGCCCGCAGCAGGTCGAAGAGGCCCTTGCCAGCGGCATCACCACCATGCTCGGCGGCGGCACCGGCCCGGCCACAGGCACGCTGGCCACCACCTGCACGTCCGGCCCCTGGAACATGGAACGCATGCTGCAAGCGGCGGACGCCTTCCCCATGAACCTGGGCTTTCTCGGCAAGGGCAACGCCAGCCTGCCCGGCGCGCTGCGCGAGCAGATCGACGCCGGGGCCATCGGCCTCAAGCTGCACGAGGACTGGGGCACCACGCCCAGCGCCATCAGCAATTGCCTGGACGTGGCCGAAGAAACCGACACGCAGGTGGCGATCCACAGCGACACGCTCAACGAAAGCGGCTTTGTCGAAAACACCATCGCCGCAGTCGGCGGGCGCGGCATCTGCGCCTTCCACACCGAGGGCGCGGGGGGCGGCCACGCGCCGGACATCTTGCGCGTGGTGGGCGAAGAAAACTTTTTGCCCAGCTCCACCAACCCCACCATGCCCTACACGCGCAACACGCTGGACGAGCATGTGGACATGCTCATGGTCTGCCACCACCTGGACGCCTCCATCGCCGAAGACCTGGCCTTCGCCGAAAGCCGCATCCGCAAGGAGACCATCGCCGCCGAGGACATCCTGCACGACCTGGGCGCCATCAGCATGATGAGCAGCGACAGCCAGGCCATGGGCCGCGTGGGCGAAGTCATCCTGCGCACCTGGCAGACCGCGCACAAGATGAAGGTGCAGCGCGGCAGCCTGCAAGGCGACAGCGCGCGCAACGACAACACGCGCATCAAGCGCTACGTCGCCAAGTACACCATCAACCCCGCCATCGCCCACGGCATCAGCCACGAAGTCGGCTCGGTGGAAGTGGGTAAGTGGGCCGACCTCGTCATCTGGAAGCCCGCCTTCTTCGGCATCAAGCCCGCGCTGGTGCTCAAGGGCGGCTTCATCGCCCTGGCCGCCATGGGCGACCCCAATGCGTCCATCCCCACGCCGCAGCCGGTGCACTACCGGCCCATGTTCGGCGCGTTCGGCGGGGCGATTGCCAAGACCTCGCTCACCTTCGTCTCGCAGGCGGGGCTGGCTGCGGGCATTGGCGAGCGCTTCGGCCTGGCCAAGCAGCTCTGCGCCGTGCGCAACGTGCGCGGCGTGCGCAAGCGCGACATGGTTCACAACGCCTACACGCCGCGTATGGAAATCGACGCGCAGACCTACACCGTGCGCGCTGACGGGCAACTGCTCACCTGCGAGCCCGCCACGGTGCTGCCGATGGCGCAGCGCTACTTTTTGTTCTGA